Proteins from one Erysipelothrix larvae genomic window:
- a CDS encoding M20/M25/M40 family metallo-hydrolase, with protein MNINRMIDTFIEMVKIDSVSRNEGAFHDYLKGLFKDLGLEVYEDNTMETTGLGGNNLIFTLKGNTEGTPLFFSAHTDTVEPGVNIEPICVDGILSSKGDTILGADNKAGIAILVEMIRHIQENDMAHPTLEFVFTPGEEIGLVGAAALDHSKLISQYGLVLDSNGPVGGLTMASPTLMTLSSTIHGKSAHAGLEPEKGISSITVLADIINNLELGRLNANTTANVGVISGGSATNVVCDKAEMKAELRSIDLQEFEVTKQKMLDTIEAIASKHGATHETTTQILSQGYQFTQDMPFVQLLVDALSVYDLTPNYMVSGGGSDANAFNAGGKQAINISIGYEEIHTTNEYIPVQEMKRCVLLCLELIKRMAQGNHDLK; from the coding sequence ATGAACATCAACAGAATGATTGACACATTTATTGAAATGGTAAAGATAGATTCGGTATCACGAAATGAAGGAGCATTTCATGATTACCTTAAGGGGCTATTTAAAGATTTAGGATTAGAGGTTTATGAGGACAACACAATGGAGACAACCGGTCTTGGTGGAAACAACCTCATCTTCACATTAAAAGGAAATACAGAAGGAACACCACTCTTCTTCTCAGCACATACAGATACAGTTGAGCCAGGTGTTAACATTGAACCAATTTGCGTCGATGGCATCTTATCTTCAAAAGGCGATACAATTTTAGGCGCTGATAATAAAGCTGGGATCGCTATCTTAGTTGAAATGATTCGTCATATTCAAGAAAATGACATGGCTCATCCAACACTTGAGTTTGTATTTACTCCAGGTGAAGAGATTGGACTTGTAGGTGCAGCTGCATTGGATCACTCAAAGCTTATCTCTCAATATGGATTGGTTCTTGACAGCAATGGTCCTGTAGGTGGTCTTACAATGGCCAGCCCAACATTGATGACCTTAAGCTCAACCATTCATGGTAAATCTGCCCATGCTGGACTTGAGCCTGAAAAGGGAATCTCATCCATCACTGTGCTTGCAGACATTATTAATAACCTAGAACTTGGCCGACTCAACGCAAACACAACCGCAAATGTTGGAGTTATCTCTGGAGGAAGTGCAACCAATGTAGTCTGTGACAAGGCTGAAATGAAAGCAGAGCTTCGCTCCATTGATCTTCAAGAGTTTGAAGTCACAAAGCAAAAGATGCTTGATACGATTGAAGCAATTGCATCAAAGCATGGCGCAACCCATGAAACAACAACACAAATACTATCTCAAGGATACCAATTTACACAAGATATGCCATTTGTACAACTCTTAGTTGATGCATTGAGCGTCTATGACCTTACACCAAACTACATGGTTTCAGGTGGTGGAAGTGATGCGAACGCATTTAATGCAGGTGGAAAGCAAGCAATTAATATCTCCATTGGGTATGAGGAGATTCATACAACCAATGAGTACATTCCGGTTCAAGAAATGAAGCGATGCGTCTTATTATGCCTCGAGCTGATTAAGCGCATGGCACAAGGGAATCATGATCTTAAATAA